The genomic stretch CCGCGCTGGCCGTGGAGCGGGAGCAGCGCTACGCCACCGCGGAGGCCTTCGCCGAGGCCCTCACGCGCCACCTCCACACGGCCGCGCCCGACGTGTCCTCCAGCGCGCGCGCCCACTTCATGGGCTACCTCTTCGAGGCGGAGCTGGTCGGCGAAGGCCGCCCCGTGCTGCTGCCCCGCGAGTTCCTGGCGCAGATGGCCCGGTGGATCCAGTCCCCCGTGGAGCGCCGCGCCCTCCGGGAGATGGCGCCGCCCGTCCGCGAGCCGGCCGGTGACGAGGAGGAGCGGACCCCCATCGCCGAGTTCGAGCTGCCCCCCTCCCAGGCCTCCGCGCCCGTCGAAGGGCGGATGGAGCGCACCACGCTGCCGCTCCCCGCGCTGCCCGGCCCCGGAGCGCCACCCGAGCCCGGTGTCCCGCCCCTGGACGCGGCGGCATCGCGGACGAGGGGCATGCCCCGGGCCGTCACCCTGGGCGCGCCCATCATCGTGGCGCTGACGGCCACGCTGGCCCTGCTGGTGTCGAACAGCACGGGCACCTTCTCCGTGGAGCTGAGTTCGTCCCCTCCTGGCGCCGCCATCCGGGTGAACGGCCAGCAGCAGACCGCGCGCACGCCGGCCCTGCTCACGCAGCTCCCCGCGGACGCGGAGCACCTGCTGGAGGTCCAGGTCCCGGGCATGGTGGCGTGGAGTCAGACGGTGCGCGCCGAGCGCGGCACCACCCTGGCCGTCCATGCCCGCCTGCTCCCCAAGCGGATTCAAGGCCCCGCCCAGCAGCCACACCGCGCCCCGCCTCCTCATGAGGTGCGGATGCCCGCCGAGCGGATGTCCCTGTCCAGCGTGGTGCACGCCTTCCGCGTGCCCTACCTCTCCACCGCGCAGATGCGGCTGGACCCGTCGCGCACCTACAGCGTCCGGGTGGAGGGCTGGGCCTCGCTGGGCCACGCCAGCAGGGTGGAGCACGCCGGCTACTTCCTGGAGGGTGACTCCCGGCTGGCGGCGCATGAGTCCTTCGGCGTGCTGGACGGCGAGGAGCGGCTGGTGCGCCACGCCTCGCGCCTCCACGTCTTCCTGCTGGACGCGAACCGCACGGACAACCACGGCACGCTGCTGGTCCGCGTGCGCGAATGGGACAACGACGGCGCCGTCACCACCCTGCGGGTGGACGCCCGGACGCACGCGGTGAAGCTGTCGCGCGTCGACCGCTTCCTGCTGCGCGGGCTGGAGCCGGACACGCACTACGACGTCGTGCTGCGGGACACCGCCGAGTCCGCGCGCACACGGGGCTTCGACGGGGGGCCGGTGGGCCGCGTGCTGGGCCTGTACGGCGCCGGCGAGGGCCCGGAGAGCGCGTCCGGCCTGCTGACGCTGCTGGAGGTGGGCCGCCCCCTGCGCCTGCGGGGCGCCACCTGGCTGCAGCTCGCCTTCCCCGACGACCACCTGGCCGACAACACCGGCAGCCTGGTGCTTGAGGTATCGCCCGTGGCGGCGCCCGGCACCTCGCCCGCTCCCCCGCCGGGGCCTCCCTCTCCCGCTCCCAACCGGTAACGGGCCGCTACAGCGGTGCAGCGACCTGTTGCCGAAAAGTTGATCACCGGAGGCTGCCCCCTACCCTGGGCGCCACGGAGGACTCACCATGAAGAAGCTGGTGGCGGTGGCCGTGTTCGGCCTGATGGGAACCTTGGGAATGGCCGCGCGCGTGGACGCCCGGCCGGGAGTGGACGGGATGGAGCCAACGGATGCACAGGTCGAGGCGGCGCTGGACGCGCGGCAGAAGCTGGTGCTGGGCAACCTCCTCAGGGTTCAGCAGACGGACGCACGTACGGCGGCAATCCACCGGTAAACTCGTGGCGTCCGACGTGGCTCGGTGCTAAGCCCGGGCCTGTTCCGACGTTCAGCCCACCAACCTCACCCGTGAGGGGGACATGCCTGAAGGGTCCGCGTCACTCCAGCTCGCGGTTGGCGACCGGGTCGTCTATCCGAACCAGGGGGTCTGCCGAGTCTCCGCCATTGATGTGAAGGAAGTGGCGGGACAGAAGCTCACCTTCGTCACGATGCGCCGCGAAGAAGATGGCGCCGTCGTGATGGTGCCCGAGGGCAAGGTGCTCGCCATCGGCGTGCGCAAGGTCGCATCCGCCGAGGACGTGGAGGCCATCTTCGCCTTCCTCCGCTCGGACAGCGACAAGGCCGACCTCGACTGGAAGCAGCGAGCCCGCACCAACCTGGACCGGATGACCCAAGGCGGCATCATGGGTCTGGCCGAGGTGGTGAAAGGGCTCCAGGTTCTCAGTGAGTTGCGCCCGTTGCCGACCAAGGAGCGCGAGCTCTACGACAATGCCCGGCACCTGCTGGTGACGGAGGTCGCCGCCGCGCTGGGCACCGCCGAGGTCAACGCCGAGGACGCCATCGACATCGTCCTCTTCCCGCCCGGCCGCGAGCGCCCCAAGCGCACCGCCGCCGAATTCCAGCGCGAGGAAGGCGACCTGGACCTGGACAGCGACCTGCTGGGCCTGGACAGCGACCTGGACCTGCCGTCCGACGAGGAGCCCTCCGAGCCGTCCGAGGAGGAATCCAGCGAGGAAGGCGAGTCCGAGGAGGCCGAGTCCTCCGAGGAAGGCGCCCCCAAGAAGCGCGGCCGTCCGCCCAAGGCCAAGACGGAGGTGCCCGAGGGCGCCGAACCCGCGGCTCCGAAGAAGCGCGGCCGGCCGCCCAAGCCCAAGCCGGAAGCCACGGCCGAGGGCGCCGAGCCCCCTGCTCCGAAGAAACGCGGCCGTCCGCCCAAGCCCAAGCCGCCCGAGGCGGAAGGCGCCGCGCCCGCCGCGCCGAAGAAGCGCGGCCGTCCGCCCAAGGTCAAACCGCCCGAGGGTGAGAGCTGACAGCCCCATGGACCGACGGGCCCCTGCACATGGGGCCCTTCCGCCGAGGTGACGCCCCGTGATTCGCGTCGTGACGCTGGACCCCTTCGACGACAAGCAGCTCGCGAAGTTCAACCGCACGCTCTACACGGCGTTCGGCGTGGGCAGTGAGCACTCCGGCAGCGCGGAGGTGCCCGCGGGCATGTCCGAGCCGCTGGATGCGGAGAAGCTGATTGATGAGGTGAAGGGCATCCGTTCCTACAAGGACGACAAGGTGCTGCTCCTCACCACGCGCAAGCTGAAGGACCGCGAGCTTCCCAGCGGCGTGGCGCCCACGACGGGCTTCGCGCGCCAGGGGAAGGACCGCGCCATCCTCACCATCGCGTCCCACAAGGATTTGGAGAGCGCCTTCAAGGCCGTCACCCGCCACGCGCTCCACCAGCTGGGCCACCTCTGGGAGCTGCACCACTGCCTGGACCCGCGCTGCTCGATGTACCCGCCCTGGACGCCGTCCTTCGCCCAGGGTGAAGCCATCTTCTGCACCTTCTGCCGCGAAAAGAGCGAGCAGAAGATTCGCCTTGCGAAGTCCTAGCATCACGCGCGCGCTGCCCCTCATGGAGCTGGGGGGCCTGCTCCTGGTCGCGCTCCTGTGCCTGCTCTTCCACCTGCGCCTGCCGGGCCGACTCCCGTCGGAGGCGGACTACCGCGCGGTGACGGAGCGCCTCCAGGCGGAAGCGCAGCCCGGCGACGCGGTGCTGCTCTTCCCATGGTGGACGGAGCGCGCCCGCATCTTCGTCCCCTCCACGCTGCCGGTGTACGGCTACCTCGGCTCGGACCAGGATGACTTGTCCGCGCACCCGCGGGTCTGGGTGCTGGGCCAGCCGGAGCTGCCCCGCTCGGACGAGGCGGGCTTCCTCGAAACCTTCCTGCGTGGCCGCCGCGCGGTGGGCGCCACGTCGCGGCATGGCACGCTGACGCTGACGCTCTATGAGAACGGCCGGCACCGGCCCCGGCGCTTCACCGCCACGGAGGCCTACGCCCGTGCCCGCGTGTACCTGGAGCAGCCGGATGGCACGCGCCGCGACTGTCCCTTCGACGGCAAGGTGCACCGCTGCCCCGGGCCCGCGCACCTGTACGTGGCGCCGGAGTGGCACGAAATCCTCTACGAGCCGCGCCGCTGCCTGTGGATGCACGCGCCGGGCGGCAAACAGCGGCTGGTGGCGGAGCTGGACGGCGTGCCCGGTGGCCTGGGCCTGCGCCTGGAAGGCGGCATCATCTTCGAGCACGCCTTCCCCAAGGACTCGCGCTTCTCCACCACGCACCTGGGCGTGGATGACGCGGCGAACGGCGCGCGTCTGCTGTCGCTGGCGATACCGCCGGGCCTGGAGGGCGTGCAGAAGGCCGAGGTCCGGCTCCCCGAGGGCGCGCCACACACGGTGAAAGTCTGGGTGCAGGCGGACAACGCGGACCGGCGGCAGGTGTGCCTGGACGTGCTGGCCGTGGAGCCCGAAGTGGGAGTGCGGGGATGATGCAAGGACGCGCCCCCACGCGCGACGAGAAGTACCTGGCCTGGGCCCTCTGGGTGCTGGCCTTCGCGGCGCTGTGGCTGACGGAGTCCGCGGTGGGCTACACGCGCGACGAAAGCGTCTACTTCATCGCGGCGGAGGGCTACTCGAGCTGGTTCCGGCAGCTCTTCAACGCACCGACCCGGGCGCTGACGGACGCGGCCATCGTGCGCGCGTGGGACTACAACCACGAGCACCCGGTGCTGATGAAGACGCTGTTCGGCCTGAGCCACCTGCTCTTCCACACGGGCCTGGGGTGGGTGCGCTCGGCGACGGCGTTCCGCATCCCCGCCTTCGCCATGGCGGCGCTGATTCCCGCGCTGTCCTTCCTGCTGGGCAGCGCCATGTACGGCCGCCTCGCGGGGCTGTTCGCCGCCTTCGCCTTCATGCTGGTGCCGCGGCAGTACTTCAACGCGGAGATGGCGTGCTTCGACGTCCCCGTGGCCGCCATGTGGCTGCTCGTCGTGTACTGCTTCTGGCGCGCCTTGGAGGACGTGCGCTGGGGCCTGTGGTGCGGCGTGGCCTTCGGCCTGACGCTGGCCACCAAGCACAACGCCCTGTTCCTCCCCTTCGTGCTCACGCCCTTCGCGCTGTGGCGCGCCTACAGCGCCAGCGAAGGTCAGCCGGAGGCCCGTGCCTGGCTGGGCCGCTTCGTGGGCGTGTTCACGGCGGTGGCCGTGTTCTACGGCCTGCTGGTGCTGTCGCTGGGCGGCGGTGAGGGCTTCCAGCGGAAGTTCCTGCTGCTCAGTCCGCACACCCTGCTGTTCGCCGGGCTCGCGGTGGGCGGCGCCTGGGTGCTCAAGGGCGTGGACAAGGTGAACGCGCAGGTGACGCGCGCGCTGGTGCCCATCGCCGCCATGGCGGTGCTGGGGCCTGTCATCTTCTACCTGCACTGGCCCTACCTGTGGCACCAGCCGGTGGACCGCACCGCGTGGTACCTGGCCTTCCACGCCAAGCACAACCACTACGCCTGGTTCTATCTGAACCAGCTGCTGCGCGAGCCGCCCTTCCCGCTCGCCTATGTCGTCGTGAAGACGGCGCTGACGGTGCCCACCAGCATCTTCGTCCCCATGGTGACGGGCCTGGCGGCGCTGGTGGCGCGCATGGTGCTGGGTGCCTTCGCGCGGACGCGCGCGTGGGTGGAGCGCCCGGTGACGATGACGGAGGCGCTGGTGTGCGTGAACGCGGTGGCCTCCATCCTCATCATCAGCCACCCGCAGGTGCCGCACTTCGGCGGGGTGAAGCACTGGTTCCCGTCCATGGTGTTCCTGGGCATCCTCGCGGGCGCCGCGGTGGCCCGGGGCTGCACGGCGCTGTGGGAGCGGCTGAAGGTGAAGTGGCCCTCACTCCCCCAGGCCGCGGTGGCCGTGCCGGTGTTCGCCGTGCTGCTGGCCCCCGCGCTGGTGTACTCGGTGCGCGTGTTCCCCTACGGGACGGCGGCGTATTCGGAGCTGGCGGGAGGACTGCCAGGCGCGGCCACGCTGGGCATGCAGCGCCAGTTCTGGTCCAGCCACGTCACCGGCGTGCTGCCGTGGATCAACGCGAACGCGAAGCAGGGCGCGCGCCTGTTCCTGCACGAGGTACACGGCGGCTCGTTCCGCGACTACCAGCGCAACGGCATGCTGCGGAAGGACCTGCGCGCGGTGGGCAGCCCGGCGGACGCGGACATCGTCGCGTACCAGTACCACCAGGAGTTCCGCGAGCACGAGTTCCTCACGTGGCAGGCCTTCGGCACGCGCACGCCGGTGACGGGCCTCTACCTGGATGAGACGCCCCAGGTGGTCGTCTACGTCCGGCCGGAGACGCGGTAGCCCCTCGAGGCCACCGCGTCCGCCGGGACGCGGGGCTCAGGTGTCGCCGCTGCTCCCCGCCTTCTTGCTGAAGTTCATCAAGTGGGCGGCCCCGCGCAGGAGCTCCGCGTCACTGAGCGGCGCCACCTGTTCCTTCAGCTGTTTGTACTCGCTCTGGGTGACCTTGGGCCGGTCCCCGTCGATGCGCTGCTGGAAGAAGGGCTGGTCGGGGAAGTCCTTGTGGAAGAAGCGCTGGTCCACGTACTCGGCGCGCTGCGTGCCCGGGCGCATGGCGAACTTCGTGTCCACGATGACGTCCGGGTTGCCGGAGATGGCCTTGTCCGGAGGAATCATGGCCGTGTTCGCGCCATGGGACGCCGAGGCCAGGTTGTTGGGCGACTGCGTCTTCTTGCCACCCTCGCCGTGGCCCATGCCGTGGAGGATTTCGTAGTCCGTTCGCGGCTCCGCCGTGCCGAGCTTCTGCTGGTACTTCGTGGAGCTCGTCTCCCCGCCCGTCATCTTCCCGAAGACCTTGGTGTGCTCGCCCTTGTCGCGGTCCGGCACCGAGGCCTGCACCTGCTGCGGCCCCAGGCCCCTGGGGTCGAGCGGCCCCGACGCGAAGATGCCCTTCTTGTCCGCCGCCTGGCTCCCGTAGTGCGCCAGCATGTTCAGGTTGTCATTGGGACCGTCCTTCTCCGTCCGGAGCGCCTCCATGTTGGCCGGGCGCGCCGCGTGCGTGTCCTGGAGTCCCGCCGCCTGCGACTGCTTGAAGATGTCCGCGGCGGAGGGGGGTGGCCCGCCCGTCGCCGCCGCGCGCTGGGGCCGCGTTCTCACCGGCCCTCCGTCGAAGCTGTCCGCCTGCGACGGCGACTGCGTGCGATTCGAGGACGAGGGCGATGGCGAGGCAGACGTCCGCTGCGTGGGGCTGGCGTACGGCGAGAAACGATTCGTGGGGGTGCTGGGCTTGGGACTCCGGGAGCCGACTTTCTTCATGGAGAACTCCTTCGGGGGGATGAGGAATTGAATCCCAATCCCTGACGCCGTCGAGCCCGTCTTGCAGAAAGGCTGCTCAGCGGGCCGCAACCAGGGGAGGTGTCTATCACTCATCACTCACCCCCCCTTTTCGACAAGCCCGCACAACCGCTCACTTGCCTTCTCAAATCCTGTCAATTCGTATCGCGCGATGCGAATCCCACTTCATGCCTTCATCGCAGCGACGCTCGTGACCTCGGCTTGTGGAGGCGAGGCTCCGTCCCAGGACGCATCCGGTCCGGACGAAACCTTCACTTCACAGGAGCAGACGGCGTTCTCCGGTGTGAACGGCACCTACTGCCTGGTCAGCCCCTACAACTGCAAGCTGCAAGCGTCTGGAGGAAACCGCGTCCCCACCAACGCGCCCGAGGACGACAACTGGGGCCTGGTGACAGGCGTTCCCATCCGGGACGGCCATGGCACGGTGGTAGGCACCAACACGCGGACGAGCGCCGCCTTCAACTACGGCCAGACGCGCACCTTCGCGGGTG from Myxococcus xanthus encodes the following:
- a CDS encoding CarD family transcriptional regulator produces the protein MPEGSASLQLAVGDRVVYPNQGVCRVSAIDVKEVAGQKLTFVTMRREEDGAVVMVPEGKVLAIGVRKVASAEDVEAIFAFLRSDSDKADLDWKQRARTNLDRMTQGGIMGLAEVVKGLQVLSELRPLPTKERELYDNARHLLVTEVAAALGTAEVNAEDAIDIVLFPPGRERPKRTAAEFQREEGDLDLDSDLLGLDSDLDLPSDEEPSEPSEEESSEEGESEEAESSEEGAPKKRGRPPKAKTEVPEGAEPAAPKKRGRPPKPKPEATAEGAEPPAPKKRGRPPKPKPPEAEGAAPAAPKKRGRPPKVKPPEGES
- a CDS encoding ArnT family glycosyltransferase, encoding MMQGRAPTRDEKYLAWALWVLAFAALWLTESAVGYTRDESVYFIAAEGYSSWFRQLFNAPTRALTDAAIVRAWDYNHEHPVLMKTLFGLSHLLFHTGLGWVRSATAFRIPAFAMAALIPALSFLLGSAMYGRLAGLFAAFAFMLVPRQYFNAEMACFDVPVAAMWLLVVYCFWRALEDVRWGLWCGVAFGLTLATKHNALFLPFVLTPFALWRAYSASEGQPEARAWLGRFVGVFTAVAVFYGLLVLSLGGGEGFQRKFLLLSPHTLLFAGLAVGGAWVLKGVDKVNAQVTRALVPIAAMAVLGPVIFYLHWPYLWHQPVDRTAWYLAFHAKHNHYAWFYLNQLLREPPFPLAYVVVKTALTVPTSIFVPMVTGLAALVARMVLGAFARTRAWVERPVTMTEALVCVNAVASILIISHPQVPHFGGVKHWFPSMVFLGILAGAAVARGCTALWERLKVKWPSLPQAAVAVPVFAVLLAPALVYSVRVFPYGTAAYSELAGGLPGAATLGMQRQFWSSHVTGVLPWINANAKQGARLFLHEVHGGSFRDYQRNGMLRKDLRAVGSPADADIVAYQYHQEFREHEFLTWQAFGTRTPVTGLYLDETPQVVVYVRPETR
- a CDS encoding serine/threonine-protein kinase, with amino-acid sequence MQQPSERLHFGKYKLLERIATGGMAEIYRARMTAAAGVTKPVVIKKILPGYAGNSAFLSMFVNEARIAAGLSHGNIAQVFDFGEVDGEYFIAMEWVDGRTLSSVMRRAREKGMYTLPQPLALLIAVEMLEGLAYAHTRLDERGRPLHIVHRDVSPQNVLLSYEGQVKLVDFGIARARLAGSAEPVEHDLKGKYTYFAPEQVRGREPDARSDIFAAGVVIYEMLCGRLPFEGKMPDVLRKLALGDFPRPRDLNPGIPTALERILLTALAVEREQRYATAEAFAEALTRHLHTAAPDVSSSARAHFMGYLFEAELVGEGRPVLLPREFLAQMARWIQSPVERRALREMAPPVREPAGDEEERTPIAEFELPPSQASAPVEGRMERTTLPLPALPGPGAPPEPGVPPLDAAASRTRGMPRAVTLGAPIIVALTATLALLVSNSTGTFSVELSSSPPGAAIRVNGQQQTARTPALLTQLPADAEHLLEVQVPGMVAWSQTVRAERGTTLAVHARLLPKRIQGPAQQPHRAPPPHEVRMPAERMSLSSVVHAFRVPYLSTAQMRLDPSRTYSVRVEGWASLGHASRVEHAGYFLEGDSRLAAHESFGVLDGEERLVRHASRLHVFLLDANRTDNHGTLLVRVREWDNDGAVTTLRVDARTHAVKLSRVDRFLLRGLEPDTHYDVVLRDTAESARTRGFDGGPVGRVLGLYGAGEGPESASGLLTLLEVGRPLRLRGATWLQLAFPDDHLADNTGSLVLEVSPVAAPGTSPAPPPGPPSPAPNR